One window of Salmo salar chromosome ssa11, Ssal_v3.1, whole genome shotgun sequence genomic DNA carries:
- the sftpba gene encoding prosaposin isoform X1 has protein sequence MMASFKLALVVLISYQTTALARVVGGEGTQNAWDKLKKGDSCQDCTQIIELLKDLISNPDIQAEIRGELEKLCDLMPGPASPKLCREQVDKNLPLVITFLTSFFKPTEVCTVLGLCGSQSDSQQQSLLTDHIQEGLKSAMTMSKVQFSPECTFCIYLIKSLESMLPKIRTEMAVIDLLGKVCGFLPMSYRKQCENLIEKYGKMLMDMLLTYATPEAICTLVEACHGMDTPVLESAPLSDCDSCLTLAVLTRLQLGSNASEPQTSSFLASVCQLHPKALPKCDGFTQRHGHQLKGVLGKPESALDVCERVGLCGGVIEAGEQGGDPCSLGTSYSCRDLKTALECGMVSICQKFAWK, from the exons ATGATGGCCTCTTTCAAGCTTGCACTCGTTGTCTTAATTTCTTACCAGACCACAG CTTTGGCAAGGGTTGTCGGTGGGGAGGGAACACAAAACGCCTGGGACAAACTGAAA aaaGGGGACAGCTGCCAGGACTGTACCCAAATAATTGAACTCCTTAAAGACCTTATCTCCAACCCGGACATACAG GCCGAGATCAGGGGCGAATTGGAGAAACTATGTGACCTCATGCCAGGCCCTGCGTCCCCCAAACTGTGCCGGGAGCAAGTGGATAAGAACCTCCCCCTGGTCATCACCTTCTTGACCAGCTTCTTC aAACCCACTGAGGTGTGTACCGTGTTGGGACTGTGTGGCtcccagtcagacagccagcAGCAGAGCCTGCTGACCGATCACATTCAAGAGGGTCTGAAGTCAGCCATGACAATGTCAAAG GTGCAGTTCTCGCCAGAATGTACCTTCTGCATATATCTTATCAAGTCACTGGAGAGTATGCTGCCGAAAATAAGGACTGAG ATGGCTGTGATTGATCTGCTGGGGAAGGTGTGTGGTTTTCTACCCATGTCCTACAGGAAGCAGTGTGAGAACCTGATAGAGAAGTATGGTAAGATGCTGATGGACATGCTCCTGACCTACGCCACCCCTGAGGCCATATGCACCCTTGTCGAAGCCTGTCATGGCATGGATACGCCTGTCCTGG agaGTGCtcctctgtctgactgtgactccTGTCTGACCCTGGCGGTTCTGACTCGTCTACAGCTGGGCTCCAATGCTTCAGAGCCCCAGACCTCCTCCTTCCTGGCCTCTGTCTGCCAGCTCCACCCCAAGGCCCTGCCCAAG TGTGATGGCTTTACCCAGCGTCATGGGCACCAGCTGAAGGGGGTTCTGGGTAAACCAGAGTCTGCCCTTGATGTGTGTGAG AGAGTGGGCCTGTGTGGGGGAGTGATAGAGGCAGGAGAACAGGGAGGGGACCCATGCTCTCTGGGCACCAGCTACAGTTGCAGAGACCTCAAGACTGCCCTGGAATGCGGG ATGGTGTCAATCTGCCAGAAGTTTGCGTGGAAGTAA
- the sftpba gene encoding prosaposin isoform X2, whose translation MMASFKLALVVLISYQTTALARVVGGEGTQNAWDKLKAEIRGELEKLCDLMPGPASPKLCREQVDKNLPLVITFLTSFFKPTEVCTVLGLCGSQSDSQQQSLLTDHIQEGLKSAMTMSKVQFSPECTFCIYLIKSLESMLPKIRTEMAVIDLLGKVCGFLPMSYRKQCENLIEKYGKMLMDMLLTYATPEAICTLVEACHGMDTPVLESAPLSDCDSCLTLAVLTRLQLGSNASEPQTSSFLASVCQLHPKALPKCDGFTQRHGHQLKGVLGKPESALDVCERVGLCGGVIEAGEQGGDPCSLGTSYSCRDLKTALECGMVSICQKFAWK comes from the exons ATGATGGCCTCTTTCAAGCTTGCACTCGTTGTCTTAATTTCTTACCAGACCACAG CTTTGGCAAGGGTTGTCGGTGGGGAGGGAACACAAAACGCCTGGGACAAACTGAAA GCCGAGATCAGGGGCGAATTGGAGAAACTATGTGACCTCATGCCAGGCCCTGCGTCCCCCAAACTGTGCCGGGAGCAAGTGGATAAGAACCTCCCCCTGGTCATCACCTTCTTGACCAGCTTCTTC aAACCCACTGAGGTGTGTACCGTGTTGGGACTGTGTGGCtcccagtcagacagccagcAGCAGAGCCTGCTGACCGATCACATTCAAGAGGGTCTGAAGTCAGCCATGACAATGTCAAAG GTGCAGTTCTCGCCAGAATGTACCTTCTGCATATATCTTATCAAGTCACTGGAGAGTATGCTGCCGAAAATAAGGACTGAG ATGGCTGTGATTGATCTGCTGGGGAAGGTGTGTGGTTTTCTACCCATGTCCTACAGGAAGCAGTGTGAGAACCTGATAGAGAAGTATGGTAAGATGCTGATGGACATGCTCCTGACCTACGCCACCCCTGAGGCCATATGCACCCTTGTCGAAGCCTGTCATGGCATGGATACGCCTGTCCTGG agaGTGCtcctctgtctgactgtgactccTGTCTGACCCTGGCGGTTCTGACTCGTCTACAGCTGGGCTCCAATGCTTCAGAGCCCCAGACCTCCTCCTTCCTGGCCTCTGTCTGCCAGCTCCACCCCAAGGCCCTGCCCAAG TGTGATGGCTTTACCCAGCGTCATGGGCACCAGCTGAAGGGGGTTCTGGGTAAACCAGAGTCTGCCCTTGATGTGTGTGAG AGAGTGGGCCTGTGTGGGGGAGTGATAGAGGCAGGAGAACAGGGAGGGGACCCATGCTCTCTGGGCACCAGCTACAGTTGCAGAGACCTCAAGACTGCCCTGGAATGCGGG ATGGTGTCAATCTGCCAGAAGTTTGCGTGGAAGTAA